The DNA window CATTCGCGAGACCCTGCCCGAAGGCTGGCTGTCGGCAGCGACCGAATGGCACGTGAACCCAACCGGTAAGTTCGTGATCGGCGGCCCCGACGGTGACGCAGGCCTGACCGGACGCAAGATCATTGTTGATACCTATGGCGGTGCCGCGCCCCACGGTGGCGGTGCGTTCTCGGGTAAGGACCCGACCAAGGTGGACCGTTCGGCGGCTTATGCAGCGCGCTACCTGGCCAAGAACGTTGTGGCGGCTGGCATGGCCGAACGCTGCACCATCCAGCTGAGCTATGCCATCGGTGTCAGCAAGCCGCTGTCGATCTATGCCGACACCCACGGCACCGGCGAAGTGGAACCCGCCGCGATCGAGCAGGCGATCGACCAGGTCATGGATCTGACCCCGCGCGGTATCCGCTCGCATCTGGGTCTGAACAAGCCGATTTACCAGCGCACCGCAGCCTATGGCCACTTTGGCCGCACGCCGGATGCAGATGGCGGCTTCAGTTGGGAACGCACCGATCTGGTAGACGCACTCAAGGGCGCTGTGTGATCTGAGACGATCAACACGTTCGAAAAGGCGGTCCACCTGGGCCGCCTTTTTTTGTGGAGATGGGGGCATTCATGAAGCGGGAGTGCTCCCGCCCGTCGTTCGCGCATCAAAGATGCTCTCCTCCCGTTGGGCCGGGCCGCCGCGCTGCGCGCGGCGGCGGGCGCTTGCCGCAACAGGATCGTTCAGGTCGCATCGTTGGATCTGGAGGCAACCGCGGCGAGCCGAAGGCTCGGCGCGCGGCCCAAGGCCGTTAGCGGGGCTGACGCAGTCAGGTCTGCTCGGGCGCGGGAGCACTTCCGCTAACATTGGGTTTCGCATTTAGGCTGGGTGCAGTAGATTTGCGGGCTCGTTTGGTTCAAGAGTTTGGGAAACGCGCCATGCAGCGGATCATGATCATTGGTGGGCCGGGGTCGGGCAAGTCTACCCTGGCGCGGGCTCTTGTTGACAGGCTGGATCTGCCCGTTGTGCATATGGACCCGATCTATTGGAAAGGCGACTGGATCCTGCGAGATCCCGCGCAGGTGATGCAGATGGCCAGGACGGCTGCTGATGCCTCGGCTTGGGTCTTTGACGGCAACCATTCGCGCAGCATGGCCTACCGCGCGGAACGCGCCGATTTGATCGTGATGCTCGACATGCCGCGGTCCGTTCGCATGTGGCGCGTGCTCTGGCGTTCGGCCCGATTCTATGGGCGCACGCGACCCGATATGGGACCCAATTGCCCCGAACGTTTCGATTGGGCATTTCTGAAATTTTGCTGGAACTACCAGACCGACGGCCGCCTGAGTGCCTTGCAGTTTGTCACCGAGTGGTCTGATCGCTGCGCGACACGCATTTTGCGCAGCCGAGCTGAGGTAGAGGTGTTTCTGACCGATCTTGTGGTCCGCTGTCCTCACAGCCCGCTTGCAACACCGCCGCCAAGCCAGTAAGGGCCGGGGCCATGAGCACCGATCACCCAGACCGCCCCCGCCGGAACTTTTATGGTCGCTTCAAGGGCAAGACCCTGAAGCAAAGCCAAAAGACCTATCTGGACGAAGACCTGGCCGCCCTTGCGCCGGGTGCTGTCGCCTGGGACGAAAACCCCACGCGCGAAAATCTGGATCTGGATGGTCTCTTCGGCGGCAAGCCCGTCTGGCTCGAAATCGGCTTTGGCGGTGGCGAGCATCTGGTGCATCAGGCCGCCAGCAACCCCGACGTGGGCATCATCGGAGCCGAGCCTTATATCAACGGCGTCGCGATGCTCTTGGGCAAGATCCGCAAGGCAGGCGTCGACAACTTGGCCGTGCATCCCGGTGACGCACGCGATCTGTTTGACGTGCTGCCTGATCAGAGCATTTCCAAGGCCTTCCTGCTCTACCCGGATCCCTGGCCCAAAACCCGCCACCACCGCCGCCGCTTTGTCACGCCCGAACATCTGGAGCCTCTGGCCCGCGTCATGAAACCCGGCGCGATCCTTCGGGTGGCCACCGACATTCCCGACTATGTCCGCCAGACCCTGGAAGAGGTGCCCAAGGCGGGTTTTGACTGGCTGGCCGAACGCCCGGACGATTGGCGCGTGTCGTGGGAGGATTGGATTTCCACCCGCTATGAGCAAAAGGCCCTGCGCGAGGGCCGGGTGCCCCACTATCTGACGTTCCGCAGGCAGGGGTGACGGCATCGCCAGGTTGGGGTTTTGACATTCGAGGTGACGTCCGAGACGTTCTACCCGTTGCGCGTCCTAAGTCGCGGCGGCATTGTTTGCGTAGCGCAACTCGCGGGTCTCAGTGGTGTGTTTGATTACAGGAAAAGTCTGCGCCGCCGTCTCATGCGGGTCACCAATTTTCTGACCAATCAGAACAAAAAGACGAAGGGCGCTGCTGTTGCCGTTGGTCAAATCTGCTTTTGTCAGTGCAAAGCCCCACTTGCCATGAATTTGTCAATCAAGGCCTCGCGGATTGTTTGCCAAGGGGATTGCAGTTCGGGCGACGCCGCATCGCTGGTGCGGAAAGAGTCAGAGCAGCCCATTTGAAATTGCCTGCTTGAGTTGTGTTTAAAGCGCAGGTCAGCGAAATGGCGAAGGTCTTGCTGGTACAGATGCAGGCCCATGCCTCGCGTGGGTACAACAAGCACAACACATTCTGCGATGAACCGGGCGGCTTGATCTGGAATGAAGGACTGACGACGCGTCTGTCTTACGCATCCAGTTTGAATATGCCTGATCTCAGATGTATACCGATTTGACTTACTGGTCAGGAACCTTCTCCCGCGTGTCGGCGGTGGTTCGCAAAGACTTAGGCAGCCATTGCGTCATTCCTAATCCGTCCCCAAGCGTTACAAGATGCTGGCGTAAACCCGTCGGCAACCGCAATCCGCCGCGAAGCTCAAACGCTTCGTGGTGCACGGTGAACTGTCCCTTTTTCGCGTCGCGACAGATTTGCGCGACGTCGTCATAAAATGTTCTGGGGCCACAAAAATACAAATCAACTTTGCCGGGAATGTCGCGCATAAAACGCATGAGCTGATGGGGTGTTGGTCTACCGGTTCGCTCGGTTTCGATGATTTTCAGCGACACGGTTTCGGGATGGTTGCCCGCAAACGTTTCAAGTGCGCTCAGGTCGGGGGCATTTGCACGCGATCTGCAAATATGCACGATGTCCACGTGGCTCTCGGGGCGCAGACCCTCTGCAGCCCATGCGAGAAACGGCGTAACCCCGATCCCGGCGCTGAGCCACACCTGGCGTGAAGATCCAGGCCGACGAAGAAACTGCCCGTACGGGCCATCAATCCAAATGGTCTGGTCTGATGTGACTTTCCGGAGCTCCCCATTTGTCCATCCAATGCGACGAGAGATCATGAAGCGCATGCTGCCGTCCTCTTGTGGCGAAGATGCGATGGTAAAAGGATGCGCCTCGCGACGAGAACTCCCTTCAAGTTGCAAGAACGCGAATTGACCCGCCTTGTGTTGCAAAGGGCGCCCCTTTGGCGAGAGGGTCAGTTGAGTGAACTGCTCACAGTGTTGCACATCCGTTACCACGTACGGCGTAGGTGCAGGGATAGACCGCGGGCGCAAAGCAAACAGAGCTGCGATCAGGCCAAGTCCGCAGAACCCCAGAAGATACAGGCCAGCGAAACCCTGCAAGGCTAAGGGTTTGGGAATCAGCACGAAATGGGCCATCGACAGGACAAAGACCGCGACCATGAAACGGTGGCTCAGCCGCCACCAGCGATAGGGGATTACGTGGAGGAACGTGGCCGCGATCAAGACAAGCAGGCTGTTGTAGACCCAGCCACCAAAATCAGAGGCCAGCTCGTGCAGGCCAAAGAGATCCGGCACTCCCTTGACCTCGGCCTCGAAGGTGTCGTGTACCAGCATCGCGGCAAAGGCCGTGAGACCAAGCCATTTGTGTACGACATAGTTCTTGTCGAGCCCGCCAAAGACCACATCAATAACACGAAGGCGTGCCGACAGGATGACCGTGAGCGCCATGGACATGAGCGCCACGGTACCGAACGCATGGCTGAGCATCTGTTCAGACGGGCTGTCAAATGAAGCCATCACAAGCGGAACCGGCACCAGAACGAGGATGACCAGCACGAGTGTAGCAAGGCGCAGACGCCAATGAGCGCTCATTCCTGCGGCTCCAGTTCCGGAAAGATCAGTTTCGCCGAAAATCCGTCGGGCTGATTGGGCGCAGGTGAGCGTAACTCAAGGCTACCGCCGATGTCTTCCATCACCGCTCTCGTGATTGCCAGCCCCAGCCCGGTGCCGCTGGTCTGCGTATTGCCGCGCGTAAAGCGTTCGCCAAGCCGTTCCAACAGGTCCGCGGGGATACGTTGACCTGCGTTGATCGCTTCGAAGGTACGGCCTTCGATACGGATACGAACCATCGAATTGGGCGGGCTGTAGCGCAGCGCATTGGTCATCAGGTTGCGCAGGGCGATGGCGCAAGCGTCCGCATCCATGTGAACCTGCAATTTCAGCTCTTCGGGATACTCGACGTCAAAGCGGTCGTTTTCGAAAGTAGAGAAAAAAGGCTCGGCCAGGACCACCTCCATCACCTGAACCACGTCGATCACCTTGTCCGAGATAGCAAAGCCGTGCTGCAAACGCGAGTTCTGCAAAAGCGTCTCGGCCAAACTGGCAAGGGACTTCAGGGATGTTTCAACCTGATCAAGCACCACCTGTTTTTCCGTACCATCGCCTCGGGCGGCCTGAACGCTTGCCAGCGCACCGGCAAGCGGCGTGCGCAGCTCATGGGCGCATTCTGCACTGAAGCTGCGCTCTGCCTCGAGTGCGGCACGAACCCGGGCGAGCAACCGTTCGACTTCGGTCGCGACGGGGTCCAGTTCGGTGGGGATGTCGATGGACTGAATCGGGCTGAGGTTGCGACCATCACGCTGCCCGATCTGTCGGGCAAAGCCCAGGATCGGGTCCAAGGCTTTGCGCGACAGAACATAGGCCAATGCGGCCATGATCGGCACAGCCACCAGCAAGGGAATGATCATGGACGGCAGGATTTCGACCAGCGTATAGGTGCGCAACCCCGCAGTTTCCAGCACCGCGACCCCGTAACCACCAGCTGGATCCATCAGGACAAAGGTTCGGGCCCCGTTCGTGTCCGAAAACCCGGGTTCCAGCGTGGCGGGCAGGGGCACGTCGGCCTTGTGAAAGAGGACTGCGCCATTCGCATCAAGGACTGCAAAGTCGAGTGCTTCGGCCAGATCAGCGAACTCGCCGATCTCGGGTACGTCAACGACCACCTGCGGCAATACATTGCCCTGTGCGATCTCGGACGCCAGCGGCAGGGTTCTGATCGCGTTTTCCAAGAGAATGTAATCGAAGGTTTCGACCAGTTCGTGGTTGGCATGCAACATCGCGTAGGTGACCATAGCCAGCCATATGCCAATCATGGCGAGAATAAGCGAGC is part of the Falsiruegeria litorea R37 genome and encodes:
- a CDS encoding AAA family ATPase, with translation MQRIMIIGGPGSGKSTLARALVDRLDLPVVHMDPIYWKGDWILRDPAQVMQMARTAADASAWVFDGNHSRSMAYRAERADLIVMLDMPRSVRMWRVLWRSARFYGRTRPDMGPNCPERFDWAFLKFCWNYQTDGRLSALQFVTEWSDRCATRILRSRAEVEVFLTDLVVRCPHSPLATPPPSQ
- a CDS encoding ferredoxin reductase family protein; this translates as MLSHAFGTVALMSMALTVILSARLRVIDVVFGGLDKNYVVHKWLGLTAFAAMLVHDTFEAEVKGVPDLFGLHELASDFGGWVYNSLLVLIAATFLHVIPYRWWRLSHRFMVAVFVLSMAHFVLIPKPLALQGFAGLYLLGFCGLGLIAALFALRPRSIPAPTPYVVTDVQHCEQFTQLTLSPKGRPLQHKAGQFAFLQLEGSSRREAHPFTIASSPQEDGSMRFMISRRIGWTNGELRKVTSDQTIWIDGPYGQFLRRPGSSRQVWLSAGIGVTPFLAWAAEGLRPESHVDIVHICRSRANAPDLSALETFAGNHPETVSLKIIETERTGRPTPHQLMRFMRDIPGKVDLYFCGPRTFYDDVAQICRDAKKGQFTVHHEAFELRGGLRLPTGLRQHLVTLGDGLGMTQWLPKSLRTTADTREKVPDQ
- the trmB gene encoding tRNA (guanosine(46)-N7)-methyltransferase TrmB; amino-acid sequence: MSTDHPDRPRRNFYGRFKGKTLKQSQKTYLDEDLAALAPGAVAWDENPTRENLDLDGLFGGKPVWLEIGFGGGEHLVHQAASNPDVGIIGAEPYINGVAMLLGKIRKAGVDNLAVHPGDARDLFDVLPDQSISKAFLLYPDPWPKTRHHRRRFVTPEHLEPLARVMKPGAILRVATDIPDYVRQTLEEVPKAGFDWLAERPDDWRVSWEDWISTRYEQKALREGRVPHYLTFRRQG
- a CDS encoding sensor histidine kinase — protein: MTANRSISLKLSRSLILAMIGIWLAMVTYAMLHANHELVETFDYILLENAIRTLPLASEIAQGNVLPQVVVDVPEIGEFADLAEALDFAVLDANGAVLFHKADVPLPATLEPGFSDTNGARTFVLMDPAGGYGVAVLETAGLRTYTLVEILPSMIIPLLVAVPIMAALAYVLSRKALDPILGFARQIGQRDGRNLSPIQSIDIPTELDPVATEVERLLARVRAALEAERSFSAECAHELRTPLAGALASVQAARGDGTEKQVVLDQVETSLKSLASLAETLLQNSRLQHGFAISDKVIDVVQVMEVVLAEPFFSTFENDRFDVEYPEELKLQVHMDADACAIALRNLMTNALRYSPPNSMVRIRIEGRTFEAINAGQRIPADLLERLGERFTRGNTQTSGTGLGLAITRAVMEDIGGSLELRSPAPNQPDGFSAKLIFPELEPQE